One window from the genome of Pelobates fuscus isolate aPelFus1 chromosome 13, aPelFus1.pri, whole genome shotgun sequence encodes:
- the LOC134583175 gene encoding cofilin-2-like, with product MASGVKINDKVVQVFNDMKVRKSSTPEEIKKRKKAILFCMSPDNKEVILEQDKQILVGDIGDTVEDPYKAFVSLLPLTDCRYALYDASYETRETRKEDLVFIFWAPDNASLKSKLIYAATKDALRKKFPGIKHEWQVNGLDDIKDRCALAEKLAGSTVVSLEGIPL from the exons GCATCTGGTGTGAAAATAAATGATAAGGTGGTCCAAGTCTTCAATGACATGAAGGTGAGGAAATCTTCCACTCCAGAGGAGATCAAGAAGAGGAAGAAGGCAATCCTGTTCTGCATGAGCCCTGACAATAAGGAAGTAATTTTGGAGCAAGATAAGCAGATCTTGGTGGGAGACATTGGTGACACAGTTGAAGATCCTTACAAGGCCTTTGTCAGTCTTCTACCACTTACCGACTGCCGATATGCACTGTATGATGCTAGTTATGAAACCAGAGAGACCAGGAAAGAGGACCTCGTCTTTATTTTCTG GGCTCCTGACAATGCATCTCTGAAAAGCAAATTGATATATGCTGCCACCAAAGATGCACTTAGGAAAAAATTTCCTG gtaTAAAACATGAATGGCAGGTAAATGGTTTGGATGATATTAAAGACCGTTGTGCCCTGGCAGAGAAACTCGCGGGAAGTACGGTGGTCTCACTTGAAGGGATTCCACTATAA